One window of Tachysurus vachellii isolate PV-2020 chromosome 21, HZAU_Pvac_v1, whole genome shotgun sequence genomic DNA carries:
- the grinaa gene encoding glutamate receptor, ionotropic, N-methyl D-aspartate-associated protein 1a (glutamate binding): MSQEKTGYPIMGENKPLHSNVYGPPQPDAFGMPPPNYSQAPGGFSYPAPGPCGQPGFTQGAPGFAPGPYPQMPFPQMPYPQGPYPQGPCPQGPYPQGPYPGPGQPAFDGDPNAAMGSPGYHSGDRPPSYYDNEEFANSGWEDKTIRQAFIRKVFLVLTVQLMVTFSFVAIFTFSEDVKRFVQQNRWTYYVSYAVFFVSLIVLSCCGEFRRKHPWNLVALSILTLSLSYMVGMIASFYNTDTVIMAVGITAVVCFTVVLFSLQSKYDFTSCRGVLFVCLIILLLFSILCIFIRHKILHIVYASLGALLFTCFLAVDTQLLLGNKKLALSPEEYIFAALNLYTDIINIFIYLLAIVGRSRE; the protein is encoded by the exons ATGTCACAGGAGAAAACTGGCTACCCTATAATGGGGGAGAACAAACCCCTTCACAGTAATGTCTACGGGCCACCCCAGCCTGATGCATTTGGGATGCCTCCACCTAACTACAGCCAGGCTCCAGGAGGATTCTCTTACCCAGCACCAGGACCGTGTGGCCAACCAGGTTTTACCCAGGGGGCACCAGGGTTCGCTCCTGGACCCTACCCTCAGATGCCCTTCCCACAAATGCCATACCCTCAAGGCCCATATCCACAGGGGCCATGTCCACAGGGGCCATATCCTCAAGGTCCCTACCCTGGGCCAGGACAGCCTGCTTTTGATGGAGATCCCAATG CTGCCATGGGCAGTCCGGGCTATCATAGTGGAGATAGGCCTCCTTCATATTATGACAATGAGGAGTTTGCCAACTCAGGCTGGGAGGACAAGACTATCCGGCAGGCCTTTATCAGGAAG GTGTTCTTGGTCTTAACTGTACAGCTGATGGTGACGTTCTCCTTCGTCGCCATCTTCACCTTTTCAGAAGACGTCAAGCGATTTGTACAACAAAATCGATGGACGTACTACGTGTCCTATGCTGTCTTTTTCGTTTCTCTCATCGTGCTCAGCTGCTGTGGAGAATTCCGACGCAAACACCCCTGGAATCTGGTGGCACTG TCTATTCTAACTCTCAGCCTGTCCTACATGGTGGGGATGATCGCCAGCTTCTATAACACAGACACGGTTATTATGGCAGTGGGGATCACAGCAGTGGTCTGCTTCACCGTGGTGCTCTTCTCCCTTCAG AGCAAGTATGACTTCACTTCCTGCCGGGGTGTGCTATTCGTGTGCCTCATCATTCTCCTTCTTTTCTCCATCCTCTGCATTTTTATCCGTCACAAGATCCTGCACATTGTCTACGCCTCCCTAGGGGCTCTGCTTTTCACCTGT tTCCTGGCTGTAGACACTCAGCTACTTCTAGGCAACAAGAAGCTGGCACTGAGCCCAGAGGAGTACATCTTTGCTGCACTGAACCTATACACAGACATCATTAACATCTTCATTTATCTCCTTGCCATCGTGGGCCGCTCCCGGGaataa